aaatgttttcaagcaGCTGAGCTTTGATTCCCTTTCCATCTGTACCCGGCGAGATGGCTGTAAACAGTGATATTTATTGTTATGTATGCAGTACCTTTTGAAAGATCCTTTAGAACTGCATGTTGTAATCATACAGGGTGCTTTATGAACTGTGCATTTGGCCACCTGAGCCAttgaaaacaatcaaaaaaatgtttaagaGTGCATGCATTTTTGAATTCCTGCAATGACACATGGGGCTTGTTATTTTTCACTGACAGGTCTCAGAGTGCCCCCTTCCTGTGAACTTGTGGTTGGTGGAGAGCCACAGTGCTGGTCTGAGGGCAGCTGTTTGCTTTTCGACGACTCCTTCCTTCACAGGGCGTTCCACGAGGGTAAGAAGGGATTAAAACTAAGTCTTAGCTTAGGCCGTGTGATTTAATTTATTCTTAACAGCAGATTGACGTAAAAGTGGTTTAATCCAGTAGCTAAGGAAAATGGAGAGCCTTTTAGTGTGAGTCTGTTATGAATTTAAAGTGATAGTCAAtttcttaaattattttttttcccgttGCATTCTTTGTCCACGTAGGCGTTCCAGAGGACGGCCCAAGGGTGGTTTTCATGGTGGACCTGTGGCACCCCAACGTGGCCGCTGCTGAGCGACAAGCGTTGGACTACATTTTTACGCCAGGCCGTCTAGAGGACAGGGAGGGGAAATAGGTGTGAGTGAGAAACCATGTCCAAGCAAGAGACAGATGGCATTTAGGGAGGTGTCTGTAGGCTCGGGGAGCAActccttgtttttttgtttttttttctgccttcagACCAGCTCTCACATTCACTGTGTACATATTCTCCAGCTCATACAGTCTTGCTCTTAACGCCTCTTAGCAGATGACCAAACATTGGGCCTCTTTCATCAAGCACATTTTTGCCCGTCTAGTTGTATAAAATGCAGCCATACTTAAAAGTGCACacctgcatttttttatttatttatttttttagaactTAGTAGGTGCACACTAGATCATGCATCCGTTTTTATTAATGTGTATTAGCACCGTAGCAGGGACCTTTCAGCTCATTTCTTgctgttttttgctttattttgaatcACTGAATGTTTATTTCCATATCGATGAATGACTTGACCCAACAGCAAAAATTGTGCCCAGCAATCACTTTCCAATAATCCATTTTCTCTAACAATCCTGGCGCAATCCTATGtcttggattttatgttaaatttatgttattttagttgctacttaaaaaaaaaaaaatccaacagtaTACTCTTTGCAAGCCAAGTAATAACCTGTCATTCTGTTTCAGATGTGTTTCACAGCACATGTGGGTCCATAGGTCAATCTGTTCTATTAACTACAAAAGAACTGAAGTCACTGTGTAAGAATTAAAGAGCCCTTACTTCCTTCTAGGCCTTAGGAAAGGCAAATGGTGACATCCAACATTAAAAGGAAACCTATTAGCTCATTTTTAACTCCATAATATTTTTCTGAAACTCCACTAGAGTAATCCTTCTATCCTTCTTTATCTTTTACAGTTCAcactctgtctgaaacaagccatttttaAGAGCCACAGTTCTggctgtgcctgagatgaccaaaTAAGGAAAACTTTGCCGAGCTGATGTCAGTCGAGGAAAAGAGTGCAAAAAACTGTTGGAGGTGAAGCATTTAGAGCTGTGTGAATCCTGAGCCTCTGACCTAAAGGGATTACGTTTCCATACCTTTACCTCATTATTTAAACCTCTTTCCGTGTTTAATTTGGGAATCCAAATTTATATATATCCagtttattaggcacacctatTTAGCATTTAGCATCATCTAGACATGGTTGTGAGAACCTGTTGGtgctcaaactgagcatcagcatgggaaagaaaagtgatttaagtgactttgaacgtggcatggttgttggtgccagtcAGGctcatctgagtatttcagaaactctaGGGTCAcggtactcaaatggcctccacagtcaccagatctcagtccaatagagcacctttgggatgtggtggaacgggagattcatgtaatggatgtgcagctgacaaatctgcagcagctgtgatgctatcatatcagtatggaccaaaatctctgaggaatgcttccagcaccttgttgaatccatgccatgaagaatgaaggcagttctgaaggcaacagGGGATCCAACCTGGTGTATCCAATAAAgagtgcgtgcgtgcgtgcgtgcgtgcgtgtgtgtcagaAAAGCATAATCGCCCCCTTGAAGTTCTGCTGGGGCAGTTCAACTTGATATCACTCAGCATATCCAGTCATACTCTGGGCTCAAATATCAGAAACATGTAGGACAAACTTTAGtctgttttacatgtttttttgaATGGAAAACGAATACTTCTTAATGAATGTTAACATACTGTCATTGATTGTAATAATTTATATCAAACCGCCACACAGTTACAGATCAAGTAAAGGAATTTTTGCTTCCGTGTTTGTTGGTCTACTGTGCAAAATATTGTGATAAGCACATTGAGCCAGATTCAGCCATTTGTACAGAATGATTTAATAAGCAGTGCAGGTTCCTTCTTTAAATCTAATTTTGAGCTGGGTGCCGTGTTGGATTTCTGTGGTATTCCGACCTAACTGGCAGCTGTTATATAGACATGGAGACAAATTGGATTGCAGATAGAGGCGTAACAGAGTTATAACAGCTATAAAGAAACGTTCTTTTGCTTATCAGTAGCAGGTGAACAGACACATCCATGCGTGGTTTGCTAACTGAGGTCCAATGCCGATCATGACGTGAATGTTTACAGACACGGCTAATGTCTCTGTCACGGCTCCTGCCGGTGTGGTAGTCAATCGTGCTCCCCTTTGAAAATCAGTCCTGCTTTCACAAGACATGGTTGGGCAAGCACATTTTTAGGTCAGAGTGTGTGAGTCGACTCGTGCTGTACCACTGGAGATGAAGTGTTTTTGGTAAATTTACTAAACTCTTGTAATTTGGTTGCATTTGATATCAGGTTTGTATTTCTGTAAATAAGGTTGAggtttaaactaaaaaaaaaacacaaaaaaattgaaTGGTCTGAGCTGTTTTGAAATGATTGTCTTTGATGCTTCAACTATTGTGTTGTCTTGATTTCTAGCTAAAGTGATTGCATTTCATTCTCGACTTCAAAGAGCCATCCATGAGATCATCATTTTGATAGATTAAAATAGTATATTCTGTAAAATGTTTATGAAGTACTAGCTCTGATGTTCtgtgatgtttttctctttttttttctcctccttttaaTCACTGTAATTTTGCGGCACTGTATCTGTTAACAAAGCCACAGTCTTAACTCTTTAACAGCACTTAATGGATCTATGTGCACAGTCTAAAAGgtagtgaaaaaaatgaatcttCAGCAGCTTTACTAGTCCACTGCAATTCAAGGTACCCATCAGTTCTAATGTTTACAAAGGCGTGATCATATCCGAGCTGTCAGCAGCATCGGATGACGCTGACACTCACATTGAGCTGTCCGTGATTAGGTTCAAATCAAGAGTGCTGTTAATCCAACTTAGAGTATGAAAACTGTCATTCCTAAAGCATATGCTTTCTATATGATGGGGCAAccattttgtttacatttggacTGAGGGTTTGTTCTTTAGCACCTTCTTGTGTGAATTTTGAACAGTATTTCTGTACATTTAATAAATGGTCGAGTATCTTATTTAACCAGCTGGCGTCTGAATTCTCACTTACACACGGGCTCAATCAGAGGTAGACTCCACATTCAACTCTGCTGCACTTTACTTGAGAAAGATAAAGTCTTCTGTGGGAACTCCACTCTAGTATTGATTATTCAATTACAAGATGCAAGAATTTGTCCCCGTCTTTTCATCCAGATGTAGTTTTATGCTGTTGGCACAAGGAGGCATACCAGTGCAATGATGTCTGTGTTCTGGTTTCTCATTATGATGGCCAGAAACACTATGCAATAATACcaaaacatcaaattaaaaaaataaagagaaagatATCTCATATAtggtgctgtgcaaaagtcttgagccatccttcattgtctttatattttaattgcGAGGAGCCAgaatttcttgtaatttttttaaagtggttttcattctccaggctttctgaaggcctttcaaattttttctttggatattggctgcctttttactcattttcagtccattccTGGTGTCTGACCAGAGAGGCATTTAACCCAAGTACATAACAGACAACCAAGCAAAGAaccaaattttaaattgtatctttaggcactttgttactagcagattgtcacagaaacatgtaatttgctccctttttttttttaaagctaaatccacaaaaaatgccaaagatagcaCAGTTTGAAAGGATAAAATGGCATTTTGgcaccaacaagatgattcccaaGGTGAGCTATTAGCAGAAAACTTGGCGGagtgtggaggacaaaagaagaagtgttaGGCCTAAAAACGatccacagcagatgaacagtatctgaaagacaTCCTTCaggaataggaaaaaaaatccaggaaagaccttagagatgcatctgacccttcagttggTCCATcaaagcttcatcagaaatggtctcagtggaagggtgtcTGTCAAGAAATCATTCtcaaggaaggaaaacagggagaaaaggctgaggtatgacacattacacaagaactggactgaaaatcagtggcaacaggtatTTGAACCAAATTTTaaagttttggttcaaattgttgtcTATGTACCAaggaagtcaggagagaggtacaacagtgagtgtctacagccatctgtaaaacacagtggcggCTCTGTCagggtttggggctgcatttcagccggtggtgttggagatcaTCTCAAAATTGCTGGAATGATGAATACAGAAAAGTagagtcagattttgatccaaaaagccaaaaagcatctgattggcaacagcttcatttttcagaatggcagtgatcccaaacacactgccaatgcagtaaaagcgtacctggatagaaaaacacacaatggaacaccatcagtcatggactggcctccccagagcccggatctcaacattattgaagcggtgtgggatcatcttgacagagaatggaacaaaaggcagccaacatccaaagaagagctttgaatgtccttcaagaagcctggagaactgttcctgaagactagtTAAAGCaatgacagaaagctgcctGTACATATTTGGCTTATTTACTgcattttcatgtatgtttgcatgtttcactaAATTGCTacacccatttcccattttccttgcaaaatatatagaaatgagGAGGAATTTTGCATAGTGCTATATATTAGTTTGTTTCACAGGGAAAGTACTTGTAGTACTTCTCTAAACTTTCATTAGTGTTTCCATATGTGAACTTTGTAGCTCTGACTGTTCAAGGCCTGATGCCACACTGCAGAGCAAGAGACAGTGGCTGTCTGAGCTGCATGCTTTATAGGCACAAAATTGTCATAGTAGACTATGCAGTGACAGTTAATGTTACTGGAAATAACATGAACTCAAAGTAAACCTGGGGCCTTtccgtgtggagtttgcatgttcttcctgtacctgcatgggtttcctctgggtaatctgctccctcccacagtccagttTTCCCATAGGGAGATAAATGAAGTGCTACATCCCCcattgtgggacaaataaagggatttctatTCTATATGAACGTAAGGTTAAATATGGCTTGAAGTCTAAACTGCTTTGATTGGCGGTAAGACTAGAAAAGGTTTATAAAAATGCCACACCATTCCATTCAGCTCCATGTAGCGGTCACATTGAAGCAAAGTTTCAACAGCAAGGTAATATAGAAACGCACTCTTTTTAGAACtgtgtaaacatgttttattttactatGTGGACATATACAAATACATATACGCTCTGGTCACGCCTTGATGGTGCAGAATAGTCACTTATTCAGTTGTGGGTGAATATTACCCAAAGGCACAATTCTGTAATTAATAAAGGCTTCAGTGTCCTCACACCTATTACATGTTTTTCTATCTATTGTGGATCAGCTCTGCAGTTTTTGGTTTCCTAATCCAAtgagcaaatttttttttatctatattCTCTCACTAAAAACTAGACCACTGTTTATTGGGCTACTACTGTCCACACCTACATCGCTGCCGATGCCACAAACAGACATTCACATCTATGAAAAGGTGACGTGCACCTACGTGTGCCCCTCTATTCCGCTGTCTGTGCGCGCTCCGGCAGCGCTGCCGCACAGCAATCAGGTGGTAGCTCAAGTTGAAGCGAGCAGGCTCAGCAGGAGAATATGTGTCGACAATGGAGAGAAAACAGCAAGTGATGTCGATGAGCAACCCACAGAGAAAGACTGGACCAGATTCGCCGCAATGAGCACCTCCTTTCCAAAATCTGATTCTACGACCTCCTTACTGAAATCGTCTTCGGCGGCGAAGAGACCGACACACCTCCCTGAGCACACAGCAGAAAGCCGGAGAAGTCAGCACCACCAtcagcaccaccagcagcatcagcatcatAACCAGCGTCCCGCCGCGctcctgagcagcagcagcagcagcaaagcccAGGAATCCTTCTGGTCGGTCGAATGCGACATCAGTGCCCGGAGACCCCTGTGCCATCCCTCCCTCGTCAGCAGCCAGGACAGTAGTACTAATGCAGCCACTCGGGGCAAGTGCAAGTCACATGCTCCTCACAGCCAAGTTTCCGCTCCACCAGAACCAAACGGAGATGCAGGCCGAGGTGTGAGGGAGCGCTCCAGGACGTCCAAGCATCGTCACCACCATCGCAGGAAGCACAACCGAGAGGAGCGTCCGGCCGCAGCGGGGCCAGATGAACCTGAGCGTCCCCGTCGCTGTCACACGCACTCCCGCCCGGTCCCCAGGGTGCCCTCTCTGTCGGACAGCAATGACGACAGGGCTCCCCTCTGCGAGCCGAGGGACTGTAACGGGGCCAGTGTGGCCAATAGCGGCGGTCAGGTCAGCAGTCCATCCCCGTCCTCTTACTCCCTGGTCCCGCTGTCCAGCAGGTCTTCTCGTCGCTCTCGGAGGTCCAGTGCTGCTTCTTCTGCATCAGATATTAATTTACGCACGATCCTCAATTCACTCTTTGGGCAGGTAAGGCCCTGCAATAtaggaaaatgaaaacattactTTGGTCCAAATTAAAACACATCAGTTGTGTAAAACTCATTATAAGACATCTGCTGTGTGAAATATCTAACAAGCTGTGACAGGGACAACCCAAacccaaatccaaatttataTGAAACTTAATGattattacattttacaaaCCTATGGGAATAAGAGAACAACGGACTTAAGAGTAAATCTCCAGTGATTTCACTGAGGCTCCTATGCTGAAGGCCACTTTGTTATCAGTATTTTTATGCAGGTGCACACAGATATGAAGTGGCTAAGCATGTATATGGCTTCACTCAAGTCCTGTCTGTAATCAGTATTCCTCAGTCTGTCCTGTGAtgctgtctgcaaacactgacaTTAGGAAAAAAGCTTATTTTAAACATCCATTTCTTATATAATTTGTGCAGTACTACCTCCTACAGATTTGCTCAATCAGGCAGCTCTTTCTTATTGAAGTGGTGGTGCtggaacaaataaaatggtcCAGCATCAGAGAGGTGGAAATCTCTGATGTGTTGATGTGTATTTTgttcaaaggaaaaaataaatactcattCATGTTACAGCATCATTCAATCAGGCACACTGCTGtgattgtgttttgtgtttgaagGAAATCACATAGATGTTCCTGCTGATGATGGAGGATCTATTTTGAGAGAGAGAAATCTATTTATACAAAAGAAAGGAGTTGGATTCTTATCAGTCTTGTCAGTGCTGTTCGTTCGCTTACTTTGGGGTCTGTGAAAGCAGCCAGCATTCATTTTACACTGAAAATCCCAACAAAGCCCCAGTTTGCTGCTTAAACTGCTGATAATGTTTACTGAGagcattttcttcttctgtctcttcCACAAAAGTCAGAGTTTATCTGCTGCCTTGTTAGTGTTTGGATTTTAGTCAGATTATGAATCAGGGAGTGATTTACATATATTGCCAAAATAGGAAGCTCTCAGTCGTAAAATAAGCTCAGCATGGGAACATAGAGATCAACCTTTGGGGCTTCCAGAGAAACATCTTCTATTGCTTTATAGTACAAAAGCCATTTCTACAAATAACCTGTGAGTCAGTCTGTGAGCAGTTCTATGAAAACATTAGCATGACCTGAAAAGGGTCTTTGATGAGACAGCTACTGTAGATGGTGAGGAGCACAGTGATGGGCAGAGATGTAACGCATGGTTTGAGCAATACACAGGGTGcctctggcattttttttctcacagtgcATACAAAGCAAGCTGGATTTTCACTGCACTGATTGCAAGTTGTTGTTTGAAAGGCCAGAagagaaatacacacaaaaaataaataaaatacacttgCAGATATacatttcactgcagcagacaGCATTCCCACCTCTTTATATATGTCTCTCTTGTGCCATGTGGCTGCTGTAGGTCAGCGTGACCTTGCTCCTGCCCGCAGAGGGCAAAGGATGATAGGTGTGTTGTGGGGGtggaaggcagaaaaaaaaattccacattcagaaaataaaaagtgcCATATATATGAATTCAAATGCAATTTCAAGCTTGGACATTGACAAACTGGTCTAGAGCGAGAGTGCATGTGAGGAGGACAACAAAGCTGCAAATAGGGCATCACAGAATGTTCCTCTAAACTTGCCTGCAACAGATTTTCCAACACCTCACGGGGTGCATGCAACCCTGATGTAAAGGTCTACTTGCCAGCTTTACATTTGTTAATAGTTTGTCATGTTTTGCTGTAAGAACATTTATCCCATTTCTCTTGTTTATTCTCGTGTTTGgtgtctgtggatctgtttggaACTGTCTGTGCTGTTTATACAAGTTTGGTCAGTGTGGCAGTCAGGTGAAATATTGCTCACGTCTTCTTTTCCTTGCATAATTCTGTTTCCTTCTTTGGTCCATGCACTTCCCTCCTTCATTTATGTtcttccccccacccccaaccctcTCTCACTCTTTCCATATCATTGCTGGTCTCGCTGTTGCTACACACCACACAGTGCAGAACAGTATACCTCACGGTTTCTCATTCAGCTGGTGGAACAGGTTAGCAGCCCAGTCTTCATGGGTCTTGTTGAAACCAGAGTTTATACTCCTCTCAAAGCCCCAAGTGCAGACTTAACGGAGGAAAGGCCCTCATGGTCCTTTTCAGTGCCTCTTCTTTCCTTTGGTATGGGAAACTGCTTAGACTGGCCTCTGAGGACGGTAAGCCTGTGCTGTTGCACCCTGTTTTTTCTCAACTTCTTTCATGGATCATGTGGTAGCTAGCACTTGCAAATGAAACTAGACTGTACTGTTCTCAGAGAGGTGGTTTATAATTTTTCATAGTTTTTGCcagttgtttctgtttgttttgttccaaATGCTCATGGTACTGCAAAAAATGGGGGAGAAActtatatttttatcatttacatttaaagtgaaaaacatagaattttatgtttaactctAGAGATGCGCGCTGCACCGCACTGCTTGTAGGTGACTCTGGAGTGTAGCTTGTTAAACTCTTGTCAGATTAATGGCTTCAGAAACTTGCAGACCTTTGTGTCCATCAGGAACTCGTTTCCTGTAGAAGACTATGGCATCCTGAGGTCAGGCATGATGTCTGTCTGTGATCAGTATATGTGTAACCTCTTCCCTGGTGCTTTCACTTGCCCTTTCTCTGCTTCTGAGTGTGTTTACTGTTCCTGTGACAGTGTATAGGTGTGAGGTGCCAGTCTGTACAACGTGGCAAGTAAACTGTTATGAATGAAGAGTGGAAAGTTGGCAACATGCTGGTTTATTGATGTATTTACCTTTCAGTCTTGTCTTCATATTTTCCACATTGTTTCTATTACATACACACTTGCACCACATGCACATAATGCTTAGATAGTCCTATTCTGCTCTATGAAGCTCAGCTGTGTCATCTCTCAAAGAATATGGGAGGTCCACAGTGACTTTTTGATATCAGCTAACAAATCCCCTCTCAACTTGTATCTCTGTTCCATTCTGCTGTGTCTCTGCGCCCCTGTGGAAAGATGCTCCAGGATGCTGAGCGGAGAGTCAGAGTGGTGCTGTCCTGTGAGGAGATGGGCCAGTCTGGGTATCTTGGGTCTTATCAGGACTCCGTTGTTTCGATGACACAAAACTGCGTTCTCGTGAGCAACATACTTGGACAAACCTGTGTCTTCCTGAGTAAAGGCATGGCAAAGTGCAGGCAGGCTGTACGTAAGTCTGGACAAAAATTCTCTTTATTGACTCTTCCTGTCAGAGAAGCTGGAATTTCTATTATTATCAAACAAGCTGCAGTAACGACTTTACGGTACATCATTTCCATTCCTTGTTTTTGTGGTATTTTATCAGCTATGAGCCGGGATTGCACTGGTGAGG
This sequence is a window from Archocentrus centrarchus isolate MPI-CPG fArcCen1 chromosome 9, fArcCen1, whole genome shotgun sequence. Protein-coding genes within it:
- the cabp1a gene encoding calcium-binding protein 1a isoform X1, with the translated sequence MPQTDIHIYEKVTCTYVCPSIPLSVRAPAALPHSNQVVAQVEASRLSRRICVDNGEKTASDVDEQPTEKDWTRFAAMSTSFPKSDSTTSLLKSSSAAKRPTHLPEHTAESRRSQHHHQHHQQHQHHNQRPAALLSSSSSSKAQESFWSVECDISARRPLCHPSLVSSQDSSTNAATRGKCKSHAPHSQVSAPPEPNGDAGRGVRERSRTSKHRHHHRRKHNREERPAAAGPDEPERPRRCHTHSRPVPRVPSLSDSNDDRAPLCEPRDCNGASVANSGGQVSSPSPSSYSLVPLSSRSSRRSRRSSAASSASDINLRTILNSLFGQDRELRPEEMDELRDAFKEFDKDKDGFISCKDLGNCMRTMGYMPTEMELIELSQQINMNLGGHVDFEDFVELMGPKLLAETADMIGIKELKDAFREFDTNGDGAISTSELRDAMRKLLGQQVGLKEVEDILRDVDLNGDGLVDFEEFVRMMSR